The following are encoded together in the Diabrotica undecimpunctata isolate CICGRU chromosome 7, icDiaUnde3, whole genome shotgun sequence genome:
- the Df31 gene encoding uncharacterized protein Df31: MTDKVEKPSVEVTEEEPKIKDDKASPVKPTEKVENGDAKANEDEEKEKSSENGAEKTEENGSSESDEKPAAKRKSTGGGDATDSVDVESATPEKKAKLDEKESAEAKADTEVEA; this comes from the exons tgttgAAGTCACTGAAGAAGAACCAAAAATCAAGGATGACAAAGCATCCCCCGTGAAACCCACAGAAAAGGTAGAAAATGGGGATGCCAAAGCAAACGAAGATGAGGAGAAAGAAAAGTCATCCGAGAATGGTGCCGAAAAAACAGAAGAAAATGGAAGTTCAGAATCTGACG aaaaaccTGCCGCAAAGAGGAAATCTACGGGCGGCGGAGATGCAACAGATAGTGTGGACGTTGAAAGTGCCACACCTGAGAAAAAAGCCAAGCTGGATGAAAAAGAATCGGCGGAAGCGAAAGCAGATACAGAAGTAGAAGCTTAG